A single Streptomyces mirabilis DNA region contains:
- a CDS encoding ABC transporter substrate-binding protein, producing MRQPSVIARRVAAASVTLVVAAGAAACGPKDNDAKGAGGDSKPQKGGTLTVLNANPQEDFDPARLYTSGGGNVPSLVFRTLTTRNRESGAAGAEVVPDLATDTGRPSENATVWTYTLKKGLKYEDGTPITSADIKYGIERSFAAELSGGAPYLRDWLIGGADYQGPYKDKKGLASIETPDDLTIVFHLNKPEGEFPYLATQTQFTPVPKAKDNGTKYEQHPISSGPYKVVKNENDGERITLERNPYWSAATDAERKAYPDKIDVRSGLDSSVINQRLSASQGADAAAVTTDTNLGPAELAKVTGDKALAARVGTGHFGYTNYIAFNPKVKPFDDPKVRQAIAYAVDRSSVINAAGGSSLAEAATTYLPNQKSFGYTPYDHFPAGASGNPAKAKELLKEAGHPNGITVTLTHSNDKDFETSPEIATALQDALKKAGITVKLQGLEINDYKDKIHSVKSEPGFFLAHWGADWPSGGPFLAPIFDGRQIVKDGANFNTGFLNDKSVNDEIDAINKLTNLDEAAKRWGALDKKIGEQALTVPLFHPVYKRLYGNAVKNIVISDWTGVLDISQVAVK from the coding sequence ATGCGTCAACCGTCCGTCATAGCCCGCCGCGTGGCCGCGGCATCCGTCACCCTGGTCGTGGCAGCGGGCGCGGCCGCCTGCGGGCCGAAGGACAACGATGCCAAGGGCGCCGGTGGCGACTCCAAGCCCCAGAAGGGAGGCACGCTCACCGTCCTCAACGCCAACCCGCAGGAGGACTTCGACCCGGCGCGCCTCTACACCTCCGGCGGCGGCAACGTCCCCTCCCTCGTCTTCCGTACGCTGACCACGCGCAACCGTGAGAGCGGCGCCGCCGGCGCCGAGGTCGTCCCCGACCTCGCCACCGACACCGGCCGCCCGAGCGAGAACGCGACCGTGTGGACGTACACCCTGAAGAAGGGCCTCAAGTACGAGGACGGCACGCCGATCACCTCCGCCGACATCAAGTACGGCATCGAGCGCTCCTTCGCGGCCGAGCTCTCCGGCGGCGCCCCCTACCTGCGGGACTGGCTGATCGGTGGCGCCGACTACCAGGGGCCGTACAAGGACAAGAAGGGCCTCGCCTCGATCGAGACCCCGGACGACCTGACCATCGTCTTCCACCTCAACAAGCCCGAGGGCGAGTTCCCCTACCTCGCCACGCAGACCCAGTTCACGCCCGTCCCGAAGGCCAAGGACAACGGGACGAAGTACGAGCAGCACCCGATCTCCTCCGGCCCGTACAAGGTCGTCAAGAACGAGAACGACGGCGAGCGGATCACCCTGGAGCGCAACCCGTACTGGTCCGCGGCGACCGACGCCGAGCGCAAGGCCTACCCGGACAAGATCGACGTACGGTCGGGCCTGGACTCCTCCGTGATCAACCAGCGGCTGTCCGCGTCCCAGGGCGCGGATGCCGCCGCCGTCACCACGGACACCAACCTCGGTCCGGCCGAGCTGGCCAAGGTGACGGGTGACAAGGCGCTGGCGGCACGCGTCGGCACCGGGCACTTCGGCTACACCAACTACATCGCCTTCAACCCGAAGGTGAAGCCGTTCGACGACCCGAAGGTGCGGCAGGCGATCGCATACGCCGTCGACCGTTCGTCGGTGATCAACGCGGCGGGTGGTTCGTCGCTGGCCGAGGCCGCGACCACGTACCTGCCGAACCAGAAGTCCTTCGGCTACACGCCCTACGACCACTTCCCGGCGGGCGCGTCCGGCAACCCGGCCAAGGCCAAGGAGCTGCTGAAGGAGGCGGGTCACCCGAACGGGATCACCGTCACCCTCACGCACTCCAACGACAAGGACTTCGAGACCAGCCCGGAGATCGCGACCGCCCTCCAGGACGCCCTGAAGAAGGCCGGTATCACGGTCAAGCTCCAGGGACTGGAGATCAACGACTACAAGGACAAGATCCACAGCGTCAAGAGCGAGCCGGGCTTCTTCCTCGCCCACTGGGGTGCCGACTGGCCCTCCGGCGGTCCCTTCCTGGCCCCGATCTTCGACGGCCGTCAGATCGTCAAGGACGGCGCGAACTTCAACACCGGCTTCCTCAACGACAAGTCCGTCAACGACGAGATCGACGCGATCAACAAGTTGACGAATCTTGACGAGGCCGCGAAGCGCTGGGGCGCACTGGACAAGAAGATCGGCGAGCAGGCCCTGACCGTGCCGCTGTTCCACCCCGTCTACAAGCGCCTGTACGGCAACGCGGTCAAGAACATCGTGATCAGTGACTGGACCGGCGTGCTGGACATCTCCCAGGTCGCGGTGAAGTAG
- a CDS encoding dipeptide ABC transporter ATP-binding protein codes for MSLVDVTDLTVEFGSLRAVDGLSFSLEQGAALALVGESGSGKSTVASALLGLHRGTGADVGGSVRVAGIDVQEASDAELRRLRGGKAAMVFQDPLSSLDPYYAVGDQIAEVYRAHVKASRRAARARAVEVLDRVGIPDAARRARSRPHEFSGGMRQRALIAMALACEPDLLIADEPTTALDVTVQAQILDLLHTLREETGMGLLLVTHDVGVAAESVDEILVMRHGRAVEHGLVGAVLGAPAQAYTQELLGAVPRVDAPRTGSEATEEVVLEASGLRREFGRGKKAFAAVDDVSLTIHRGETLGIVGESGSGKTTLGRMLVGLLAPTAGEVKPGGGVRPDVQMVFQDPVSSLNPRRSVGESIADPLRARGEHEEGRIRGRVRGLLERVGLEAAHYDRYPHEFSGGQRQRVGIARALAADPRVIVCDEPVSALDVTTQAQVVALLAELQRELGLALVFVAHDLAVVRQVSDRVAVMRRGRIVEYGPADEVYESPRDPYTKQLLAAVPALDPEVAAQRRTVRRQLTTV; via the coding sequence ATGAGCTTGGTGGACGTCACGGATCTGACGGTCGAGTTCGGGTCCCTGCGCGCTGTGGACGGCCTCTCCTTCAGCCTGGAGCAGGGCGCCGCCCTGGCGCTGGTCGGCGAGTCCGGCTCGGGCAAGTCCACGGTCGCCTCGGCCCTCCTGGGGCTGCACCGCGGTACGGGAGCCGACGTCGGCGGCTCGGTGCGCGTGGCCGGCATCGACGTACAGGAGGCGTCCGACGCCGAACTGCGGCGGCTGCGCGGCGGGAAGGCCGCCATGGTCTTCCAGGACCCCCTGTCGTCCCTCGACCCGTACTACGCGGTCGGCGACCAGATCGCCGAGGTGTACCGGGCGCACGTGAAGGCCTCCCGGCGCGCCGCACGCGCGCGTGCCGTCGAGGTGCTCGACCGCGTCGGCATCCCGGACGCCGCGCGCCGGGCGCGCTCCCGCCCGCATGAGTTCAGCGGCGGAATGCGCCAGCGCGCGCTGATCGCGATGGCGCTGGCCTGCGAACCCGACCTGCTGATCGCCGACGAGCCGACCACGGCCCTCGACGTGACCGTCCAGGCCCAGATCCTCGACCTGCTGCACACCCTGCGCGAGGAGACCGGAATGGGCCTGCTCCTCGTCACGCACGACGTGGGCGTCGCCGCCGAGAGTGTCGACGAGATCCTGGTCATGCGGCACGGGCGGGCCGTCGAGCACGGCCTCGTCGGCGCCGTCCTGGGGGCGCCCGCGCAGGCGTACACCCAGGAGCTCCTCGGCGCGGTGCCCCGCGTGGACGCGCCGCGCACCGGCTCCGAGGCGACGGAGGAGGTCGTTCTCGAGGCGAGCGGCCTGCGGCGCGAATTCGGCCGCGGGAAGAAGGCGTTCGCGGCCGTCGACGATGTGTCGCTGACGATCCACCGGGGCGAGACCCTCGGGATCGTGGGTGAGAGCGGCAGCGGCAAGACCACCCTGGGACGGATGCTCGTAGGGCTGCTGGCGCCCACGGCGGGGGAGGTCAAGCCGGGCGGAGGCGTGCGCCCGGACGTTCAGATGGTCTTCCAGGACCCCGTCTCCTCCCTCAACCCGCGTCGCAGCGTGGGCGAGTCGATCGCCGATCCGCTGCGCGCCCGCGGGGAACACGAGGAGGGGCGCATCCGGGGGCGCGTACGGGGACTGCTGGAGCGCGTGGGGCTCGAAGCGGCGCACTACGACCGTTACCCGCACGAGTTCAGCGGCGGACAGCGCCAGCGCGTCGGCATCGCCCGGGCGCTCGCCGCCGACCCACGCGTCATCGTCTGCGACGAGCCGGTCTCCGCGCTCGACGTCACCACCCAGGCCCAGGTGGTCGCCCTGCTCGCCGAACTGCAGCGGGAACTCGGGCTCGCGCTCGTGTTCGTGGCGCACGACCTCGCGGTCGTCCGCCAGGTCAGCGACCGGGTCGCGGTGATGCGACGCGGTCGGATCGTCGA
- a CDS encoding ABC transporter permease, with translation MSEAIVASQAPGTDPASVPGASGARQFWRRLRTQRAALVAAAVVALLVLLALAAPLLTAIEGQDPTTYHPSLIDSARGGVPVGSFGGVSGDHWLGVEPQTGRDLFARLVYGARVSLGVALGATVVQVLVGVVVGVAAALGNRWIDQLLSRITDIFVAMPLMIMSLALLAIVPSSFPRPLLVALVIGLIAWGNTAKIVRAQTLTLKGLDYVSAARLSGWNTWRIARRELLPGLAAPVITYAALLVPMNISAEAALSFLGVGVKPPTPSWGQMLTAADVWYQAAPQYLLLPAGALLVTVLALTVLGDGVRTALDPRAASRLRVGTGRKREAKADANTRKAKADASAEKAAADASAKKEAKA, from the coding sequence GTGAGCGAGGCAATCGTCGCCTCTCAGGCCCCCGGGACGGACCCCGCGTCCGTCCCGGGGGCCTCGGGGGCCCGTCAGTTCTGGCGGCGGCTGCGCACGCAGCGCGCCGCCCTCGTCGCGGCGGCCGTCGTCGCGCTGCTCGTCCTGCTCGCACTCGCCGCCCCGCTGCTCACGGCGATCGAGGGCCAGGATCCGACCACCTACCACCCGTCCCTGATCGACTCCGCGCGCGGCGGCGTTCCAGTGGGCTCGTTCGGCGGCGTCAGCGGCGACCACTGGCTCGGCGTCGAACCGCAGACCGGCCGCGACCTCTTCGCCCGGCTCGTGTACGGCGCCCGGGTCTCGCTGGGAGTCGCGCTGGGGGCGACCGTCGTACAGGTCCTCGTCGGTGTCGTGGTGGGCGTCGCGGCCGCACTCGGCAACCGATGGATCGATCAACTGTTGAGCCGGATCACCGACATCTTCGTCGCGATGCCGTTGATGATCATGTCGCTGGCCCTGCTGGCGATCGTGCCCAGCAGCTTCCCGCGGCCCTTGCTGGTCGCGCTCGTCATCGGCCTGATCGCCTGGGGCAACACCGCGAAGATCGTGCGCGCCCAGACCCTCACCCTCAAGGGGCTGGACTACGTCTCCGCCGCGCGGCTCAGCGGCTGGAACACCTGGCGCATCGCCCGCCGTGAACTCCTGCCCGGACTGGCCGCCCCCGTCATCACCTATGCCGCGCTCCTCGTACCCATGAACATCTCCGCCGAGGCCGCGCTGTCCTTCCTCGGCGTCGGAGTGAAGCCCCCGACGCCGTCCTGGGGGCAGATGCTCACGGCCGCCGACGTCTGGTACCAGGCGGCCCCGCAGTACCTGCTGCTGCCCGCCGGGGCGCTCTTGGTGACGGTGCTGGCCCTGACCGTCCTCGGCGACGGTGTCCGCACTGCCCTGGACCCGCGCGCGGCCTCGCGCCTGCGCGTCGGCACGGGCCGCAAGCGGGAGGCCAAGGCGGACGCGAACACCAGGAAGGCCAAGGCGGACGCGAGTGCCGAGAAGGCCGCGGCGGACGCGAGCGCCAAGAAGGAGGCCAAGGCATGA
- a CDS encoding DUF3152 domain-containing protein — translation MGRHSRRGRAAKSDTGEMPRVPAPGAAPGTAQGVAPGTGPAATSPQGATRGPLGPQPPGPRRPAPSGTPLPGAPRPQDGTPARGVPRYPDGTPAHGVPRYPDGTPAHGIPRMANGTPSQGVPRLPDGTPAHGVPRYPDGTPAHGVPRFPDGTPAHGVPRFADGTPAHGIPRMTGGTPARDVPRSPDGTPVRGVPQARAGHPEQREPGGGWGAFRGGPRTAGAEGGGPQAMPQGAPQGMPQGAPGPRIPRQRQEADAGLGPGPGLRQAYVDAFEESESENGRRAGSDEPGTEEAEKGKGVKGRAFTGIAAAAVTTVLAVVVAGQVAAGRHDATAQTQSAGGGLDARASTSPGGTGATPSVTPSATPLTYDQKMGVKYALSATLKGSGKFDAVPGFDKAPGKGQKYTYRVDVERGLGLDATLFAQAVQKTLNDKRSWAHNGARTFERIYTGKPDFVITLASPGTTAEWCAKSGLDTTEDNVSCDSASTERVMINAYRWAQGSKTYGDAIHPYRQMLINHEVGHRLGYGHVTCDKDGELAPVMQQQTKFLDHDGIHCRANPWPYPGS, via the coding sequence GTGGGACGTCACAGTCGCCGGGGGCGGGCCGCTAAGAGCGATACGGGGGAGATGCCGAGGGTTCCGGCACCCGGTGCCGCACCGGGCACGGCTCAAGGGGTGGCACCGGGTACGGGTCCGGCGGCGACCTCGCCGCAGGGGGCCACGCGCGGCCCCCTGGGCCCACAGCCACCGGGGCCTCGACGCCCCGCGCCGAGCGGCACTCCGCTGCCAGGAGCTCCCCGCCCTCAGGACGGGACTCCGGCGCGCGGTGTGCCGCGCTATCCGGACGGGACCCCCGCGCATGGTGTCCCGCGTTATCCCGATGGCACGCCGGCCCACGGCATCCCGCGGATGGCGAACGGGACGCCGTCGCAGGGCGTTCCGCGTCTCCCGGACGGGACTCCGGCGCATGGTGTGCCGCGCTACCCGGACGGGACCCCGGCCCACGGTGTCCCGCGCTTTCCGGATGGGACTCCGGCGCACGGTGTCCCGCGGTTCGCCGATGGGACGCCCGCGCACGGCATCCCCCGTATGACGGGCGGTACGCCCGCTCGTGATGTGCCCCGGTCGCCGGACGGTACCCCCGTGCGTGGTGTGCCCCAGGCGCGTGCGGGACACCCCGAACAGCGTGAACCCGGCGGTGGCTGGGGCGCGTTCAGGGGTGGCCCGCGGACGGCTGGGGCCGAGGGCGGCGGGCCTCAGGCCATGCCGCAGGGGGCGCCCCAAGGCATGCCTCAGGGGGCACCCGGACCGCGCATCCCCCGGCAGCGGCAGGAGGCCGACGCCGGGCTCGGGCCCGGCCCGGGGCTCCGGCAGGCCTACGTCGACGCCTTCGAAGAGAGCGAGAGCGAGAACGGGCGCAGGGCCGGGAGCGACGAGCCGGGGACCGAGGAGGCGGAAAAGGGCAAGGGCGTCAAGGGGCGGGCGTTCACCGGAATCGCCGCGGCCGCCGTCACCACCGTGCTCGCCGTAGTGGTGGCCGGACAGGTGGCCGCCGGGCGGCACGACGCCACCGCGCAGACGCAGTCCGCCGGCGGTGGACTGGACGCCCGCGCGTCCACCTCGCCCGGGGGTACCGGGGCGACCCCGTCCGTGACGCCGAGCGCGACACCGCTGACGTACGACCAGAAGATGGGTGTGAAGTACGCGCTCAGCGCCACCCTCAAGGGCTCGGGGAAGTTCGACGCCGTCCCCGGGTTCGACAAGGCCCCCGGAAAGGGGCAGAAGTACACGTACCGGGTGGACGTGGAGCGGGGTCTCGGCCTCGACGCCACCCTGTTCGCGCAGGCCGTCCAGAAGACGCTGAACGACAAACGGAGTTGGGCCCACAACGGCGCCCGTACCTTCGAACGGATCTACACCGGCAAGCCCGACTTCGTGATCACGCTGGCCAGCCCCGGCACCACCGCCGAGTGGTGCGCCAAGTCCGGGCTGGACACGACCGAGGACAACGTGTCGTGCGACTCGGCCTCCACCGAGCGCGTGATGATCAACGCGTACCGCTGGGCGCAGGGCTCCAAGACCTACGGTGACGCGATTCACCCGTACCGGCAGATGCTCATCAACCACGAGGTCGGCCACCGCCTCGGATACGGCCATGTCACCTGCGACAAGGACGGCGAGCTCGCGCCCGTCATGCAGCAGCAGACCAAGTTCCTCGACCATGACGGAATCCACTGTCGGGCCAACCCCTGGCCCTACCCGGGGAGTTGA
- a CDS encoding alpha/beta fold hydrolase has translation MSSTELPAALATTVTPRVGTVRVAEGERLRSVGLPGITLTVRSRPPAREGLPPALYVHGLGGSSQNWSALMPLLDGLVDSEALDLPGFGDSPPPDDGNYSVTGHARAVIRYLDAAERGPVHLFGNSLGGAVATRVAAVRPDLVETLTLISPALPEIRAQRTAWPTALLSVPGVARLFTRLTKDWSAEQRVRGVMALCYGDPGMVTPEGFRDAVEEMERRLALPYFWDAMARSSRGLVNAYTLGGQHGLWRQAERVLAPTLLVYGGRDQLVAYRMARRAARAFRDSRLLSLPDAGHVAMMEYPETVASAFRELLAESGELTSPAGADAGS, from the coding sequence ATGTCTTCGACCGAGCTGCCCGCCGCGCTGGCCACCACCGTCACGCCGAGGGTCGGGACCGTCCGGGTCGCGGAGGGGGAGCGCCTGCGATCGGTCGGTCTGCCCGGGATCACCCTGACTGTGCGTTCGAGACCACCCGCGCGCGAGGGACTGCCGCCCGCCCTGTACGTCCATGGGCTGGGCGGTTCCTCGCAGAACTGGTCGGCGCTGATGCCGCTGCTCGACGGGCTCGTGGACAGCGAGGCGCTCGATCTGCCCGGCTTCGGGGACTCGCCGCCGCCGGACGATGGCAACTACTCGGTGACCGGGCACGCGCGCGCGGTCATCCGTTATCTCGACGCGGCCGAGCGCGGCCCCGTGCACCTCTTCGGGAACTCGCTCGGCGGAGCGGTCGCGACGCGCGTCGCCGCCGTACGCCCCGACCTGGTCGAGACGCTCACCCTGATCTCGCCCGCGCTCCCGGAGATCCGCGCGCAGCGCACCGCGTGGCCGACCGCGCTGCTCTCGGTGCCGGGGGTGGCGCGGCTGTTCACCCGGCTCACCAAGGACTGGAGCGCCGAGCAGCGCGTCCGCGGGGTCATGGCGCTCTGTTACGGCGACCCCGGCATGGTGACGCCCGAGGGGTTCCGCGACGCGGTCGAGGAGATGGAGCGGCGGCTCGCGCTGCCCTACTTCTGGGACGCCATGGCGCGTTCGTCGCGCGGCCTCGTGAACGCGTACACGCTGGGCGGCCAGCACGGTCTGTGGCGCCAGGCCGAGCGGGTGCTCGCGCCGACGCTGCTCGTCTACGGCGGCCGTGACCAGCTCGTCGCCTACCGCATGGCCCGGCGCGCGGCGCGCGCCTTCCGCGACTCCCGGCTGCTGTCGCTGCCGGACGCGGGCCATGTCGCGATGATGGAGTACCCGGAGACGGTGGCCTCGGCGTTCCGCGAACTCCTCGCGGAATCAGGCGAGTTGACCTCCCCTGCCGGCGCGGACGCGGGGAGCTGA
- a CDS encoding ABC transporter permease, whose product MSGFGGFVLRRVVGTVITLLAISVIVYVVFYATPGNVAQITCGPRCSPEQVHQVAQQLRLDDPLYVRYWHFLQGILVGQDFSTGTSMEHCSAPCLGLSYQGDTQVTQLILAKLPVSLSLVFGAMVLWLILGVGTGILSAWRRGRLTERVLTGITLAGVATPVFVIGLVLMIVVCGQLQLLPFPQYVSLTDDPEQWAWNLLLPWLSLALIEAAAFARLTRAAMLETLAEDHIRTFRAYGVGERSIIGRHALRGAFAPIIALNANNVGSAVGGAVLTETLFGLPGIGQELVHAVNVVDLPVVVGMVLVIGFFVVIANAVADVLYAVADRRVVLV is encoded by the coding sequence ATGAGCGGCTTCGGAGGATTCGTCCTGCGCCGCGTCGTCGGCACCGTGATCACCCTGCTCGCCATCTCGGTGATCGTCTACGTCGTCTTCTACGCCACCCCCGGCAACGTCGCCCAGATCACCTGCGGCCCGCGCTGCTCTCCGGAACAAGTGCACCAGGTCGCCCAGCAGTTGAGGCTCGACGACCCGCTGTACGTGCGCTACTGGCACTTCCTGCAGGGCATCCTCGTCGGACAGGACTTCTCCACTGGCACCTCGATGGAGCACTGCTCGGCACCCTGTCTCGGCCTGTCGTACCAGGGCGACACCCAGGTCACCCAGCTGATCCTGGCGAAGCTGCCGGTCAGTCTGTCCCTCGTGTTCGGCGCGATGGTGCTGTGGCTGATCCTCGGCGTCGGCACCGGCATCCTCTCCGCGTGGCGGCGCGGCCGGCTCACCGAGCGTGTACTGACCGGCATCACCCTCGCGGGCGTCGCCACGCCGGTCTTCGTGATCGGCCTGGTGCTCATGATCGTCGTCTGCGGCCAGCTGCAACTGCTGCCCTTCCCGCAGTACGTCAGCCTCACCGACGACCCCGAACAGTGGGCCTGGAACCTGCTGCTGCCCTGGCTCTCCCTCGCCCTCATCGAGGCCGCCGCGTTCGCCCGGCTGACCAGGGCCGCGATGCTGGAGACCCTCGCCGAGGATCACATCCGGACCTTCCGGGCGTACGGCGTCGGCGAGCGGTCGATCATCGGGCGGCACGCGCTGCGCGGGGCGTTCGCGCCGATCATCGCGCTGAACGCCAACAACGTCGGCTCGGCGGTCGGCGGCGCGGTGCTCACCGAGACGCTCTTCGGACTGCCCGGCATCGGACAGGAGTTGGTGCACGCGGTGAACGTCGTCGACCTGCCGGTGGTCGTCGGCATGGTCCTGGTCATCGGCTTCTTCGTGGTCATCGCCAACGCCGTCGCGGACGTGCTGTACGCGGTGGCCGACCGACGGGTGGTGCTCGTATGA
- a CDS encoding Ms4533A family Cys-rich leader peptide has protein sequence MWSSHAVRRAAIELALIGVTALCVADIHCR, from the coding sequence ATGTGGTCTAGTCATGCCGTCCGTCGCGCCGCCATCGAGCTGGCGCTGATTGGTGTGACCGCGCTCTGCGTGGCAGACATCCACTGTCGCTGA
- a CDS encoding TetR/AcrR family transcriptional regulator: MTAIEQTEAARPRGTRLPRRARRNQLLGAAQEVFVAQGYHSAAMDDIAERAGVSKPVLYQHFPGKLDLYLALLDQHCESLLQAVRTALASTTDNSLRVRATMDAYFAYVEDDGGAFRLVFESDLTNEPAVRERVDKVTHECAEAICEVIAEDTGLSRAESMLLASGLGGLAQVVARSWLHSDRSVPRDQAVQLLTSLAWRGIAGFPLHGTDHH, from the coding sequence GTGACAGCCATCGAGCAGACAGAGGCGGCACGCCCGCGGGGCACTCGCCTGCCGCGCCGTGCCCGACGCAACCAGCTCCTCGGCGCCGCCCAGGAAGTATTCGTTGCGCAGGGGTATCACTCGGCCGCCATGGACGACATCGCCGAGCGCGCGGGCGTCAGCAAGCCGGTTCTCTACCAGCACTTCCCGGGCAAGCTCGACCTGTACCTCGCGCTGCTGGACCAGCACTGCGAGTCCCTGCTGCAGGCGGTACGGACGGCGCTCGCGTCCACCACGGACAACTCGCTGCGCGTCCGCGCCACCATGGACGCCTACTTCGCGTACGTCGAGGACGACGGCGGCGCCTTCCGGCTCGTCTTCGAGTCCGACCTGACGAACGAGCCCGCGGTCCGCGAGCGCGTCGACAAGGTCACGCACGAGTGCGCGGAGGCGATCTGCGAGGTCATCGCGGAGGACACCGGTCTCTCGCGTGCCGAGTCGATGCTCCTAGCCTCGGGCCTGGGCGGCCTCGCACAGGTGGTGGCCCGCTCCTGGCTGCACAGCGACCGCAGCGTCCCGCGCGACCAGGCGGTGCAGCTGCTGACGTCACTGGCCTGGCGGGGTATCGCGGGTTTCCCGCTGCACGGGACCGATCACCACTGA
- a CDS encoding ferritin-like fold-containing protein, protein MTTPDNAADQSAEATDKTTPAATGVAAQNWDTAAADPQYRAAVVDLLGALAYGELAAFERLAEDAKLAPTLSDKAELAKMASAEFHHFERLRDRLAAVGAEPTEAMEPFVAALDGFHRQTAPSDWLEGLVKAFVGDSIASDFYREVAARLDADTRGLVLSVLDDTGHASFAVEKVRAAIDADPRVGGRLALWARRLMGEALSQSQRVVADRDALSTMLVGGVADGFDLAEVGRMFSRITEAHTKRMAALGLAA, encoded by the coding sequence ATGACGACGCCTGACAACGCCGCTGACCAGTCCGCCGAGGCCACCGACAAGACCACCCCCGCGGCCACCGGAGTCGCCGCGCAGAACTGGGACACGGCCGCCGCCGACCCCCAGTACCGCGCAGCGGTCGTGGACCTGCTCGGAGCGCTCGCGTACGGCGAGTTGGCGGCGTTCGAGCGGCTTGCGGAGGACGCCAAGCTGGCCCCGACGCTCAGTGACAAGGCGGAGCTGGCGAAGATGGCGTCGGCCGAGTTCCACCACTTCGAGCGGCTGCGGGACCGGCTCGCCGCGGTCGGCGCGGAGCCGACCGAGGCGATGGAGCCGTTCGTCGCCGCGCTCGACGGCTTCCACCGGCAGACGGCCCCCTCGGACTGGCTGGAGGGCCTCGTCAAGGCGTTCGTCGGCGACTCGATCGCCAGTGACTTCTACCGGGAGGTCGCCGCACGCCTCGACGCCGACACGCGCGGGCTCGTGCTCAGCGTCCTCGACGACACCGGGCACGCGAGCTTCGCCGTCGAGAAGGTGCGCGCCGCCATCGACGCGGACCCGCGCGTGGGCGGCCGGCTCGCGCTGTGGGCGCGGCGGCTGATGGGCGAGGCGCTGTCGCAGTCGCAGCGGGTCGTCGCGGACCGCGACGCGCTGTCGACGATGCTCGTGGGCGGTGTGGCGGACGGGTTCGACCTCGCGGAGGTCGGCCGGATGTTCTCGCGGATCACCGAGGCCCACACCAAGCGGATGGCGGCACTGGGCCTGGCTGCCTAG
- a CDS encoding DUF3107 domain-containing protein produces MEVKIGVQHAPREIVLESGQTPEEVERAVSEALAGKSQLLSLVDDHGRKVLVPADRLAYVELGEPTQRKVGFSAL; encoded by the coding sequence GTGGAGGTCAAGATCGGCGTGCAGCACGCGCCCCGCGAGATCGTTCTGGAGAGCGGTCAGACCCCGGAAGAGGTCGAGCGCGCGGTGTCCGAGGCGCTGGCCGGCAAGTCGCAGCTGCTGAGCCTCGTGGACGACCACGGCCGCAAGGTCCTGGTTCCGGCCGACCGCCTCGCGTACGTGGAGCTCGGCGAGCCCACGCAGCGCAAGGTGGGATTCAGCGCGCTGTAG